One genomic region from Aneurinibacillus sp. REN35 encodes:
- a CDS encoding ABC transporter permease codes for MSEKVIDKTVEVQNFDSDIKSKSARNIKAILLKNDTVIALVGICLILSLSSDYFLTFSNFTNVLQQVSLIGIIAVGMTFVICSAEIDLSVGSVVALTGSLVGVLSSTYNVPIFLSVIIGLLAGLLVGFLMGTLSIKLIIPSFIVTLASMMSVRGIAFLVTGGYPAPINSDFLQLIGQGKTLGIPNSSILFFLVVLIGYHFLERSRFGRYVLAVGGNKESAKVSGIPVTKIRLTVFSISGLLAGLSGVLLAGQFGSGSPNAGNMYELDAIAAVVLGGANLYGGKGRIIGTVMGVLIIGVINNGLNLLNVSPYYQMVVKGLVILMALGLNKFKQN; via the coding sequence ATGAGTGAAAAAGTGATAGACAAAACGGTTGAAGTTCAAAATTTTGATTCGGATATAAAAAGTAAATCTGCAAGGAATATTAAAGCAATCTTATTAAAAAACGACACTGTCATTGCTTTGGTTGGAATATGCTTAATATTATCTTTAAGTTCCGATTACTTTCTTACTTTCAGTAATTTCACTAATGTCTTGCAGCAGGTGTCTCTGATAGGAATTATAGCTGTAGGGATGACATTTGTCATTTGCTCCGCAGAAATTGACCTTTCCGTTGGTTCTGTTGTTGCCTTAACAGGTTCACTCGTGGGGGTATTATCTTCAACCTATAACGTTCCTATTTTCCTCTCTGTGATTATTGGTCTTTTGGCAGGATTACTCGTAGGTTTTTTAATGGGTACTCTTTCAATTAAGTTAATCATTCCTTCTTTTATTGTAACCCTTGCCTCGATGATGTCGGTTCGGGGGATTGCGTTTCTTGTCACAGGGGGATACCCTGCACCGATTAATTCCGATTTTTTGCAGCTTATTGGTCAAGGAAAAACATTAGGGATACCTAATTCATCTATTCTATTTTTCCTAGTGGTCTTAATAGGATATCACTTTTTGGAAAGAAGCAGATTTGGACGATACGTATTAGCAGTTGGAGGAAATAAAGAATCGGCCAAAGTATCAGGAATACCGGTAACCAAGATTCGTCTGACTGTTTTCTCAATTAGTGGTTTATTGGCCGGTCTAAGCGGTGTGTTATTAGCAGGGCAATTTGGGTCAGGTTCCCCTAATGCCGGTAATATGTATGAATTAGATGCGATTGCAGCTGTAGTTCTTGGTGGTGCTAATTTATACGGAGGTAAAGGCCGTATCATTGGAACGGTTATGGGGGTCTTAATTATTGGTGTCATTAATAATGGTTTAAACCTTCTTAATGTATCTCCGTATTACCAAATGGTCGTTAAGGGATTGGTTATTTTGATGGCATTAGGTTTGAATAAATTTAAACAAAACTAG